A genomic stretch from Festucalex cinctus isolate MCC-2025b chromosome 13, RoL_Fcin_1.0, whole genome shotgun sequence includes:
- the daw1 gene encoding dynein assembly factor with WD repeat domains 1, whose translation MRLKRFLLRYYPPGIILEYDKAGLLRTKSIDLLDLTVETNPEKLLREIMQSEPLITKSRAEQVKKLIIRLQQKQNQEDHNNFSFSKELKAHILPLTNVAFDKSGSRFLTGSYDRTCRIWDTASGTELHTLEGHRNVVYAIAFNNPFGDKIATGSFDKTCKLWCAETGKCFYTFRGHTAEIVCLAFNPQSTLVATGSMDATAKLWEVATGWEVATLTGHTAEVLSVCFNSVGSQIVTGSFDHTVIIWDVASRRRVYTLMGHQAEISNVQFNWDCSLIVTGSMDKTGKVWDAGSGNCVATLIGHQEEVLDVCFDLRGQLIATASADGTAKVFSATTHECLTTLEGHEGEISKICFSPQGSRILTASSDKTARLWDVQSGSCLQVLQGHTDEIFSCAFNYEGDTIITGSKDNTCRIWC comes from the exons ATGAGACTCAAGAGGTTTCTTCTCAGATATTATCCACCAG GTATAATCCTGGAATATGACAAAGCAGGGCTACTGAGGACCAAATCAATCGACCTTTTAGATTTGACAGTAGA AACCAACCCTGAAAAGTTATTGAGAGAGATCATGCAATCAGAGCCTCTAATCACCAAATCCCGAGCTGAACAAGTAAAAAAGCTTATCATTCGACTCCAGCAGAAACAGAACCAAGAGGACCACAACAACTTCAGTTTTTCTAAG GAGCTGAAGGCACACATACTGCCTCTGACTAATGTTGCATTTGACAAATCAGGGTCAAg GTTTCTAACTGGGAGCTACGACAGAACGTGTCGTATTTGGGACACCGCCTCAGGCACCGAGCTGCACACACTGGAGGGTCACCGAAACGTGGTGTACGCCATCGCATTCAACAATCCCTTCGG AGACAAGATTGCTACTGGTTCCTTTGATAAGACCTGTAAACTGTGGTGTGCTGAGACGGGCAAATGCTTCTATACGTTTCGAGGTCATACGGCTGAAATA GTGTGTCTGGCATTCAACCCTCAGAGTACACTCGTGGCCACGGGTAGCATGGACGCCACCGCCAAGCTGTGGGAAGTGGCGACTGGGTGGGAGGTGGCCACTCTCACT GGTCATACCGCAGAGGTCCTCTCCGTGTGCTTCAACTCAGTGGGCAGTCAGATTGTGACTGGCTCCTTTGACCACACCGTTATTATTTGGGATGTTGCTTCAAGAAG GCGTGTCTACACGTTGATGGGCCACCAGGCAGAGATCAGCAACGTGCAGTTTAACTGGGATTGCTCACTGATAGTCACAGGCTCCATGGATAAAACGGGCAAG GTTTGGGATGCAGGCAGTGGCAATTGTGTAGCCACACTCATTGGACACCAAGAAGAGGTGCTGGATGTGTGTTTTGATTTACGGGGTCAACTCATTGCTACAGCCTCTGCTGATG GCACAGCCAAAGTATTCAGTGCAACCACACACGAATGTCTGACAACACTGGAAGGCCATGAGGGAGAGATCTCCAAG ATCTGCTTCAGTCCGCAGGGCAGCAGGATTCTGACCGCCAGCTCAGACAAGACTGCTCGCTTGTGGGATGTCCAGTCCGGAAGCTGCCTTCAGGTCCTACAGGGCCACACCGACGAGATCTTCTCCTGCGCCTTCAACTACGAAGGCGACACCATCATCACAG GCAGCAAGGATAACACGTGCCGGATCTGGTGCTGA
- the slc19a3b gene encoding solute carrier family 19 member 3b: MGYWAKLKSSNWAFPTAVLSLYGFFANCRIAEPFLTPYLIGPYKNISEEVVTNYLFPIWTYSYLAFLFPVFLLTDFLRYKPLIVVQGLFLVSNYVLLCFAPGLLAMVFLEIHYAVVTATEVAYFSYIYSVIPLENYQRATGYLRSAVLFGYTFGAGLGQVLVSSAGMDYFYINAITLGVVSVAFLISFWLPMPQRSMFFQGRTTAALDRQSQQELPGRTDGLDETAAGATDTSSGKEKMERNDNAGSCSRTNVLSAGHLLWKSFRESYSSRHLIYWSLWWALATAGYTQILNYIQLMWDHIEPSATSSVYNGGVEAACSLVGAAAAFSVGYIKVNWSVWGELALGLFSAIGAGAVFLIVLTSNIWACYAGYALFKSCYMLLITITTFQIAANLSMECYALTFGINTFVALSLQTIMTLIFVDGATLGLDIVTQFLIYGIYHAVISVLFLIRGTYTACTKRSTPEPPDNLQKDNIVEVIYEEPF, translated from the exons ATGGGCTACTGGGCCAAGCTGAAGTCCTCAAACTGGGCTTTTCCTACTGCAGTCTTGTCACTCTATGGGTTTTTTGCCAACTGCAGAATTGCAGAGCCTTTCCTCACACCATATTTAATTGGACCTTATAAGAATATCTCTGAAGAAGTG GTGACCAACTACCTATTTCCCATATGGACATATTCCTACCTGGCCTTCCTTTTCCCTGTTTTCTTGCTGACAGACTTTCTGAGATATAAGCCACTCATTGTGGTGCAGGGTCTATTCCTGGTTTCCAACTATGTCCTGCTCTGCTTTGCCCCTGGACTACTTGCCATGGTCTTCCTTGAG ATTCATTACGCTGTGGTGACTGCAACAGAGGTAGCCTACTTTTCCTACATATACAGCGTGATTCCACTTGAGAATTACCAAAGAGCCACTGGCTACCTTCGTAGTGCCGTCCTTTTTGGGTACACGTTTGGTGCCGGTCTGGGCCAAGTTCTCGTCTCATCGGCAG GAATGGACTACTTCTATATCAATGCCATCACTCTGGGCGTCGTAAGCGTGGCTTTTCTCATCTCCTTCTGGTTGCCAATGCCTCAGAGGAGCATGTTCTTCCAAGGGAGAACAACTGCAGCTTTGGACCGTCAGTCCCAGCAGGAGCTGCCTGGGAGAACGGACGGGCTTGATGAAACGGCAGCGGGTGCGACGGACACTAGCTCCGGGAAAGAGAAGATGGAGCGTAATGACAATGCTGGCTCCTGCAGCAGGACAAATGTGCTCAGTGCAGGTCATTTACTTTGGAAAAGCTTCAGGGAGTCCTACTCGTCAAG GCATTTGATCTATTGGTCCCTGTGGTGGGCTCTGGCCACAGCTGGATATACACAAATACTCAACTACATCCAACTCATGTGGGACCATATTGAGCCATCTGCCACATCATCTGTTTACAATGGTGGTGTAGAAGCGGCATGCTCTCTTGttg GTGCTGCAGCAGCCTTCTCAGTGGGTTACATCAAGGTGAACTGGTCTGTGTGGGGAGAGCTGGCATTAGGTTTGTTTTCAGCCATCGGGGCAGGTGCTGTGTTCCTGATAGTGCTCACCAGCAATATTTGGGCTTGCTATGCTGGATATGCTCTTTTTAAATCATGCTACATGCTACTCATCACCATCACGAC ATTTCAGATAGCCGCCAATCTCTCCATGGAGTGCTACGCCCTGACATTCGGGATCAACACCTTTGTGGCCCTCTCCCTACAGACCATTATGACACTTATTTTTGTTGATGGCGCTACTTTAGGACTGGACATTGTGACACAG ttCCTCATTTACGGGATCTACCATGCTGTCATCTCCGTGCTGTTTTTGATTCGAGGGACCTACACTGCTTGTACAAAGCGAAGCACTCCAGAGCCACCAGATAACCTGCAAAAAGATAACATTGTGGAGGTGATCTATGAAGAACCTTTCTGA
- the LOC144033619 gene encoding uncharacterized protein LOC144033619 has translation MANNFWNELSFQLSKNRAIPHYRQIFMGDGKEDFSRWCRHFEVTVGAHSEADEDSLAKLLPTCLGGAAFSYWDSLSDEDKSDYTITKEKLKAVFGQAAYLSTFQSYINARGRLPGEALPVFAAEISRLVEEAFPTYGDDAKSGEKFRRFIAGLDPYLQLRCHEQGVKTLEEALKFAVQIETAHQASRVFAAQGPFPAAPTYPAVSPIVTPPLPMAAPLGVHSANADDMKKMLKTIEALSDKVERLQLTVSQQGQDSQCRGGAGYGFRHRSFTPEGLRRDRYPAERYYGSPPRRRDASYERNSTSRSAYRTSRRDEEVYNQQGPRTQSESSQRNRRGYSPSRRSYTDRGRSPDRYAGGHHQRSPSPAGRVRFQSPSRPQTDQGNYE, from the coding sequence ATGGCGAACAATTTTTGGAACGAGCTGTCCTTTCAGTTGAGTAAGAACCGCGCCATCCCACATTACCGCCAAATTTTTATGGGGGATGGTAAGGAGGATTTTTCGAGATGGTGCAGACACTTTGAGGTGACTGTTGGTGCTCACTCTGAGGCTGACGAGGACAGTTTAGCAAAGCTGTTACCTACATGCTTGGGTGGGGCCGCATTCAGTTACTGGGACAGTCTATCTGATGAAGACAAGAGCGACTATACAATCACTAAAGAGAAACTGAAGGCTGTTTTTGGACAAGCTGCCTATTTATCAACATTTCAAAGTTACATTAATGCACGTGGCCGTCTTCCTGGTGAGGCTCTTCCTGTGTTTGCTGCAGAGATCAGCCGCTTGGTTGAAGAAGCTTTCCCGACATATGGTGATGACGCTAAAAGTGGAGAGAAATTTCGCCGCTTCATTGCTGGACTTGATCCATATCTGCAACTACGATGCCACGAACAAGGTGTGAAAACACTTGAAGAGGCTCTGAAGTTTGCGGTACAAATTGAGACTGCCCATCAAGCAAGCAGAGTGTTTGCTGCTCAGGGGCCTTTTCCTGCAGCACCCACTTATCCTGCAGTTTCGCCTATCGTGACACCTCCTCTTCCCATGGCTGCTCCCCTGGGTGTCCACTCAGCTAATGCAGATGACATGAAGAAGATGTTAAAGACCATTGAGGCATTATCAGACAAGGTGGAACGACTACAATTGACAGTTAGCCAGCAAGGGCAGGATTCACAATGCCGTGGTGGCGCTGGCTATGGATTTCGTCACAGGAGTTTCACACCTGAGGGACTACGACGTGATCGCTATCCTGCAGAACGATACTACGGATCACCACCTCGTCGCAGAGATGCATCCTACGAAAGAAACTCAACTAGTCGCAGTGCGTACCGGACCTCCCGACGTGATGAGGAGGTGTACAACCAACAAGGTCCACGCACTCAATCGGAATCATCGCAACGCAATAGGAGAGGCTACAGTCCTTCACGGAGGAGCTACACGGATCGTGGCCGCTCTCCTGATCGATACGCCGGGGGACATCATCAACGATCTCCGAGTCCAGCTGGACGTGTACGTTTCCAGTCTCCTTCACGTCCTCAGACGGATCAGGGAAACTACGAGTAG